A genomic stretch from Rhodanobacter soli includes:
- a CDS encoding MAPEG family protein, with protein sequence MTTELCMLVWSVVLGLVQVAITATCMVGQRGLGWAASPRDEIKPPLSGIGGRLDRARANFLETFPLFVAVVLAAHLLQRHDNMTVLGAQLYFWVRLAYVPVYAAGIPYLRTLLWAASIAGIVLVLIRLL encoded by the coding sequence ATGACGACCGAACTGTGCATGCTGGTGTGGAGCGTCGTGCTGGGACTGGTGCAGGTCGCGATTACCGCGACCTGCATGGTCGGCCAGCGCGGACTGGGCTGGGCCGCCAGCCCGCGCGACGAGATCAAACCGCCGCTCAGCGGCATCGGCGGCCGGCTGGACCGCGCCCGCGCGAATTTCCTGGAAACCTTTCCGCTGTTCGTCGCCGTGGTGCTGGCCGCGCACCTGCTGCAACGCCACGACAACATGACTGTGCTCGGCGCCCAGCTCTACTTCTGGGTCCGGCTGGCCTACGTACCGGTATACGCCGCCGGCATCCCCTACCTGCGCACCCTGCTCTGGGCGGCGAGCATCGCCGGCATCGTGCTGGTGCTGATCCGCCTGCTCTGA
- a CDS encoding dioxygenase family protein, whose product MTTAPSLFISHGSPMFALEPGQLGPNLRAIGQALRGITAVLVVSPHWQTRGVRVGTSAAPETIHDFGGFPAPLYQLQYPAPGAPTPAQDAARLLEQAGFAVTLDERRGLDHGAWVPLRYLFPQADMPVFQVSLPQDIDAAGALRLGQALAPLRERGVLVVGSGSLTHNLYEFRQHIRDPEYAQHFADWVRDAVAARDVAALVDYRRRAPHAERAHPTEEHYLPLLVAAGASFGTDAARLVEGGMTYGVLSMDSFAFGLPEAAHTALEDAA is encoded by the coding sequence ATGACCACCGCCCCCTCGCTCTTCATCTCCCACGGTTCGCCGATGTTCGCACTGGAGCCGGGCCAGCTCGGTCCGAACCTGCGCGCCATCGGCCAGGCGCTGCGTGGCATCACCGCCGTGCTGGTGGTGTCGCCGCACTGGCAGACCCGGGGCGTGCGCGTCGGCACCAGTGCCGCGCCGGAGACGATCCACGACTTCGGCGGCTTCCCCGCGCCGCTGTACCAGTTGCAATACCCCGCGCCGGGCGCGCCGACACCGGCGCAGGACGCCGCGCGCCTGCTCGAGCAGGCCGGCTTCGCGGTGACGCTCGACGAACGCCGCGGCCTCGACCACGGCGCGTGGGTGCCGCTGCGCTACCTGTTTCCACAGGCCGACATGCCGGTGTTCCAGGTGTCGCTGCCGCAGGACATCGATGCGGCCGGCGCGTTGCGACTGGGCCAGGCGCTGGCGCCGCTGCGCGAGCGCGGCGTGCTGGTGGTCGGTTCCGGCAGCCTCACCCACAACCTGTACGAATTCCGCCAGCACATCCGTGACCCGGAGTACGCGCAGCACTTCGCCGACTGGGTTCGCGATGCCGTGGCCGCGCGCGATGTCGCGGCGCTGGTCGACTACCGTCGCCGCGCGCCGCATGCCGAGCGCGCGCATCCGACCGAGGAACACTACCTGCCGCTGCTGGTGGCCGCGGGCGCAAGCTTTGGCACGGACGCGGCGCGCCTGGTCGAAGGCGGCATGACCTACGGCGTGCTGTCGATGGATTCGTTCGCGTTCGGCCTTCCGGAGGCGGCCCATACCGCGCTGGAGGATGCCGCATGA
- a CDS encoding tetratricopeptide repeat protein, whose amino-acid sequence MHSLGKGFSLLLATGLLAGCGMFATTPPPDTRPPLPTYDQVAAIRAAGDREKSIIDVSPLRDPGITSLQDAAQRDEQAGKYADAAAKLDQALKLNPDSPDLLQERAEMAVRLKDFSAAEKLAHKSWSLGPRLGPLCARNWQTIVEMRLQARDANGAATARKWVGQCHKAGIPRY is encoded by the coding sequence ATGCACTCCCTGGGCAAAGGTTTTTCCCTGTTGCTGGCGACGGGCCTGCTGGCCGGCTGCGGCATGTTCGCCACCACGCCGCCGCCGGATACGCGTCCACCGTTGCCGACCTATGACCAAGTGGCCGCCATTCGCGCCGCCGGCGACCGCGAGAAATCCATCATCGACGTGAGCCCGTTGCGCGATCCCGGCATCACCTCGCTGCAGGACGCCGCCCAGCGCGACGAGCAGGCCGGCAAGTACGCTGACGCCGCGGCCAAGCTGGATCAGGCGCTGAAGCTCAACCCGGATTCGCCCGACCTGCTGCAGGAACGCGCCGAGATGGCAGTGCGCCTGAAGGATTTCTCCGCGGCCGAAAAATTGGCCCACAAGTCCTGGTCACTCGGCCCCAGGCTGGGTCCGCTGTGCGCACGCAACTGGCAGACCATCGTGGAGATGCGCCTGCAGGCACGCGATGCGAACGGCGCCGCCACGGCCCGCAAGTGGGTGGGGCAGTGCCACAAGGCGGGGATTCCGCGCTACTGA
- a CDS encoding ATP-dependent DNA helicase, giving the protein MNDLDDTESGDVGALLGADGPFARELPNFAPRLAQQAMARAVQKAIAGRDTLIAEAGTGTGKTYAYLVPALLSGERVIISTGTKALQDQLYFRDLPKVRSVLGARLKTALLKGRANYLCLYRLDQTVREGATFERAQAAQLATIRAWSARTRRGDRMELAEVPEESPLWPRVTSTPENCLGVECPFFDDCHVVKARREALEADVVVVNHHLLFADLALKQEGFGEILPGAAAFILDEAHQIPELAGQFFSQSISARQLTELAQDALTECNGVTGAIGLLLEPVEALQDALRKLRLALEPLPARGAFHLLEDRTDVRTSLHDARELLATLAELLASQAERSRGFANLHERAELFTERLDRIVESHGDHDVRWYETFPRGFALYATPLDLAVPMRGLRERTQAAWIHTSATLSVAGNFDHFARQLGLDEPQTLSLESPFDYAHQGLCYLPSGLADPNARDYTEQVIETVLPVLHASNGRAFLLFTSHRALRRAAELLQDKVPWPLFVQGTAPRPRLLEEFRASGHGVLLGAASFWEGVDVVGEALSVVVIDKLPFAAPDDPVLMARLAALEQSGINPFMGWQVPSAVIALKQGAGRLIRDMHDRGVLVLCDPRLTSKGYGKLFLASLPPMPRTRELADVQAFFDTAEARSS; this is encoded by the coding sequence ATGAACGACCTCGATGACACCGAGTCCGGCGACGTCGGCGCCCTGCTCGGTGCCGACGGCCCGTTCGCGCGCGAACTGCCGAACTTCGCGCCGCGGCTGGCGCAGCAGGCGATGGCGCGCGCGGTGCAGAAGGCGATTGCCGGACGCGACACGCTGATCGCCGAAGCCGGCACCGGCACCGGCAAGACCTATGCGTATCTGGTGCCGGCGCTGCTGTCGGGCGAACGGGTGATCATCTCCACCGGCACCAAGGCGCTGCAGGACCAGCTGTACTTCCGCGACCTGCCGAAGGTGCGTTCGGTGCTGGGCGCGCGCCTGAAGACCGCGCTGCTGAAGGGGCGCGCGAATTACCTGTGCCTGTATCGGCTCGACCAGACCGTGCGCGAGGGCGCCACCTTCGAGCGCGCGCAGGCAGCGCAGCTGGCGACGATCCGCGCGTGGTCCGCGCGCACGCGCCGCGGCGACCGCATGGAGCTGGCCGAGGTGCCGGAGGAATCGCCGTTGTGGCCGCGTGTCACTTCCACGCCGGAAAACTGCCTCGGCGTGGAGTGCCCGTTCTTCGACGACTGCCATGTGGTGAAGGCGCGCCGCGAAGCGCTGGAAGCGGACGTGGTGGTGGTCAATCACCACCTGCTGTTCGCCGACCTGGCGCTGAAGCAGGAAGGCTTCGGCGAGATCCTGCCGGGCGCCGCGGCGTTCATCCTCGACGAGGCGCACCAGATCCCGGAGCTGGCTGGCCAGTTCTTCTCGCAGAGCATCAGCGCGCGCCAGTTGACCGAGCTGGCGCAGGATGCGCTGACCGAATGCAACGGCGTCACCGGCGCGATCGGCCTGCTGCTGGAACCGGTGGAAGCGCTGCAGGACGCGTTGCGCAAATTGCGCCTGGCGCTGGAGCCGCTGCCCGCGCGCGGTGCATTCCATCTGCTGGAAGACCGCACCGACGTGCGCACCTCGCTGCACGACGCGCGCGAACTGCTCGCCACGCTGGCCGAACTGCTCGCCTCGCAGGCCGAGCGCTCACGTGGCTTCGCCAACCTGCACGAACGCGCCGAGCTGTTCACCGAGCGGCTGGACCGCATCGTCGAATCGCATGGCGACCACGACGTGCGCTGGTACGAAACCTTCCCGCGCGGCTTCGCGCTGTACGCCACGCCGCTGGACCTGGCGGTGCCGATGCGCGGCTTGCGCGAACGCACCCAGGCGGCCTGGATCCACACTTCGGCCACGCTGTCGGTGGCCGGCAACTTCGACCACTTCGCGCGCCAGCTCGGCCTCGACGAGCCGCAGACACTGAGCCTGGAGAGCCCGTTCGACTACGCGCACCAGGGCCTGTGCTACCTGCCGTCGGGCTTGGCGGATCCGAACGCCCGCGACTACACCGAGCAGGTGATCGAGACCGTGCTGCCGGTGCTGCACGCTTCCAACGGCCGCGCCTTCCTGCTGTTCACCTCGCATCGCGCACTGCGCCGCGCCGCCGAACTGCTGCAGGACAAGGTGCCATGGCCGCTGTTCGTGCAGGGCACCGCGCCGCGTCCACGACTGCTGGAGGAATTCCGCGCCAGCGGCCACGGCGTGCTGCTCGGCGCGGCCAGTTTCTGGGAAGGCGTCGACGTGGTCGGCGAGGCGCTCAGCGTGGTGGTGATCGACAAGCTGCCGTTCGCCGCGCCCGACGATCCGGTGCTGATGGCGCGCCTCGCCGCACTGGAACAATCCGGCATCAATCCCTTCATGGGCTGGCAAGTGCCCAGCGCGGTGATCGCGTTGAAGCAGGGCGCCGGCCGCCTGATCCGCGACATGCACGATCGCGGCGTGCTGGTGCTGTGCGACCCGCGCCTCACCAGCAAGGGCTATGGCAAGCTTTTCCTCGCCAGCCTGCCGCCGATGCCGCGCACGCGCGAGCTGGCGGATGTGCAGGCGTTCTTCGATACTGCAGAAGCCCGTTCGTCCTGA
- a CDS encoding VOC family protein: MAKVTGLGGIFFKSRDPAALGAWYARHLGLNVEEWGGVRFNEDAQRPGYTLWSPFAADTGYFGPGAQPYMINFRVDDLDALLAQLRVAGVEVDERIDQSEFGRFGWIVDPEGTRIELWQPPA; this comes from the coding sequence ATGGCCAAGGTCACCGGACTCGGCGGCATCTTCTTCAAATCACGCGACCCCGCCGCGCTCGGCGCATGGTACGCACGGCACCTCGGCCTCAACGTCGAAGAGTGGGGTGGCGTCCGCTTCAACGAGGACGCCCAGCGCCCCGGCTACACCCTGTGGTCCCCTTTCGCCGCCGACACCGGTTATTTCGGACCCGGCGCACAGCCCTACATGATCAACTTCCGCGTCGACGACCTCGACGCGCTGCTGGCGCAACTGCGCGTCGCCGGCGTCGAGGTGGACGAACGCATCGACCAGAGTGAGTTCGGCCGCTTCGGCTGGATCGTCGACCCCGAGGGCACCCGCATCGAGTTGTGGCAGCCGCCTGCGTAG
- a CDS encoding DoxX family protein yields MNAPLALLGRIGLSLIFIISGWGKIAGYVATQQYMEAMGVPGALLPLVIALELGGGLAILMGAFTRWIALALAAFSLASAALFHANFGDAAQAINFWKNVAMAGGFLMLAAHGAGMLSLDHVWNKRRDA; encoded by the coding sequence ATGAACGCTCCACTCGCGCTGCTCGGCCGCATCGGCCTCTCGCTCATCTTCATCATTTCCGGCTGGGGCAAGATCGCCGGCTACGTCGCCACCCAGCAGTACATGGAGGCGATGGGCGTACCTGGCGCGCTGCTGCCGCTGGTGATCGCGCTCGAACTCGGCGGCGGCCTGGCCATCCTCATGGGTGCGTTCACCCGCTGGATCGCGCTCGCGCTCGCCGCGTTCTCGCTTGCCAGTGCCGCGCTGTTTCACGCCAACTTCGGCGATGCCGCGCAGGCGATCAACTTCTGGAAGAACGTGGCGATGGCCGGCGGCTTCCTGATGCTCGCCGCCCACGGTGCCGGCATGCTTAGCCTCGACCATGTCTGGAACAAACGCCGCGACGCCTGA
- a CDS encoding redoxin domain-containing protein, translated as MRLFAPEPAPALDLVDIHGQPIMTSSRGRLTLLSFFRDAACPFCNFRIYELTHRHAELAERGLDIVAVFSASQADVLRFAGHRPRPFQIAADPTSSAHELYGIERSLWRKLKAIVTRAPTLLKGMRLVGLAGLNTGNLMPADFLVNEHGRIVEAYYGRDAGDRIPLERVEQFLSRPRARRAA; from the coding sequence ATGAGACTGTTCGCACCCGAGCCGGCACCCGCGCTCGACCTGGTCGACATCCATGGCCAGCCGATCATGACCAGCAGCCGCGGTCGCCTCACCCTGCTGTCGTTCTTCCGCGACGCCGCCTGCCCATTCTGCAATTTCCGCATCTACGAACTGACCCATCGGCACGCGGAACTGGCCGAGCGCGGACTGGACATCGTCGCCGTGTTCAGCGCCTCGCAGGCGGACGTGCTGCGCTTCGCCGGACACCGGCCGCGCCCGTTCCAGATTGCCGCCGATCCCACTTCGAGCGCACACGAGCTCTACGGCATCGAGCGTTCGCTGTGGCGCAAGCTGAAGGCGATCGTGACGCGCGCGCCGACCCTGCTCAAGGGCATGCGCCTGGTCGGCCTGGCCGGCCTCAACACCGGCAACCTGATGCCGGCCGACTTCCTGGTCAACGAGCACGGCCGCATCGTCGAGGCGTACTACGGCCGCGATGCCGGCGATCGCATCCCGCTGGAGCGGGTCGAACAGTTCCTCTCCCGCCCCCGGGCCAGGCGCGCGGCGTAG
- the lepB gene encoding signal peptidase I, producing the protein MRAIAKFLLRNRGFITFLLCMIVFRSAVADWNVVPTGSMQPTIRIGDRILVDKLAYDVRLPLTHISLVHLADPQRGDIVVLDSHAARERLVKRVIGLPGDQVAMRGNVLFINGHAARYVTGSYSGIHDDMRDPAHYEIEHYGVMRHAIRLSDYRPSAASNFGPVQVPAGQYLLLGDDRDNSMDSRYFGFFPRNAIVGRARHVVVSLDPEHHYLPRADRFGAALD; encoded by the coding sequence ATGCGCGCGATCGCGAAATTCCTGCTCCGCAACCGTGGCTTCATCACCTTCTTGCTGTGCATGATCGTGTTCCGCAGCGCGGTGGCCGACTGGAACGTGGTGCCGACCGGCTCGATGCAGCCCACCATCCGCATCGGCGACCGCATCCTGGTCGACAAGCTGGCCTACGACGTGCGCCTGCCGCTGACCCACATCTCACTCGTGCACCTGGCCGACCCGCAACGCGGCGACATCGTGGTGCTGGATTCGCATGCCGCGCGCGAACGCCTGGTAAAGCGGGTGATCGGCCTGCCCGGCGACCAGGTTGCGATGCGCGGCAACGTGCTCTTCATCAACGGCCATGCGGCGCGTTACGTCACCGGCAGCTATAGCGGCATCCATGACGATATGCGCGATCCGGCGCACTACGAAATCGAACATTACGGCGTGATGCGCCACGCGATCCGCCTTTCCGACTACCGCCCCAGCGCGGCCAGCAACTTCGGCCCGGTGCAGGTACCCGCCGGCCAGTACCTCCTGCTCGGCGACGACCGCGACAACAGCATGGACTCGCGCTACTTCGGCTTCTTCCCGCGCAACGCGATCGTCGGCCGCGCCCGCCACGTGGTTGTCTCGCTCGATCCCGAACATCACTACCTGCCGCGTGCGGACCGCTTCGGCGCGGCGCTGGACTGA
- a CDS encoding NADPH-dependent F420 reductase, with protein MNITLIGTGNMGSALAKQLTRAGHVVRITARDPAKAQALAAANPGAVAAVPADALAGSDVVIVATGYADAVPALRSLGSLAGKVVIDITNPLTADFMGLTLGYDTSAAEEIAKALPEAEVVKAFNTLFAQVLADGPQFADGQVAPAFFAGDSERAKQTAKALIESLGFTPVDAGPLKNARYLEPLAALNIYLGYGAGLGTAIAPTWISKA; from the coding sequence ATGAACATCACCCTGATCGGCACCGGCAACATGGGCTCGGCGCTTGCCAAGCAACTCACCCGCGCCGGCCATGTCGTGCGCATCACTGCTCGCGATCCGGCCAAGGCCCAGGCCCTCGCCGCCGCGAACCCTGGCGCCGTGGCCGCGGTCCCCGCCGACGCGCTGGCCGGTTCGGATGTGGTCATCGTTGCGACCGGTTACGCCGATGCGGTGCCGGCACTGCGTTCGCTGGGTTCGCTGGCGGGCAAGGTCGTCATCGACATCACCAACCCGCTGACCGCCGATTTCATGGGCCTGACCCTCGGTTATGACACCTCGGCCGCCGAAGAGATCGCCAAGGCGCTGCCCGAAGCCGAGGTGGTCAAGGCGTTCAACACCCTGTTCGCGCAGGTGCTGGCCGACGGCCCGCAGTTTGCCGACGGCCAAGTTGCTCCGGCGTTCTTTGCCGGCGACAGCGAACGGGCGAAGCAGACTGCGAAGGCGCTGATCGAAAGCCTCGGTTTCACGCCGGTCGATGCTGGCCCGCTGAAGAACGCGCGCTACCTCGAGCCGCTGGCCGCACTGAACATCTATCTCGGCTACGGCGCCGGCCTGGGCACCGCGATCGCGCCGACCTGGATCAGCAAGGCCTGA
- the dmeF gene encoding CDF family Co(II)/Ni(II) efflux transporter DmeF, whose amino-acid sequence MPAPDVSPFTHSHQFNHVDAKAERNTRRVVFITAAMMVVEIAGGYWLNSMALLADGWHMSSHALAMGLSVMAYVFARRYAKDRRFAFGTWKIEILGGYSSALLLAVVAALMMIQSIERLFAPAAIHYDEAILIAVIGLGVNLLCAWLLKGEHGHEHGHHHGHGHDHGHDHHHDVNLRAAYLHVIADAATSVLAIVALVGGKLYGASWLDPVMGIVGSILVARWAWGLLRESGKILLDAEMDQPVVEEIRDVVKEHFSAAAVSDLHVWRVGRNSYACILGLVASSAISAEEVRRQLAIHEELVHVTVEVAVA is encoded by the coding sequence ATGCCCGCCCCCGACGTCTCGCCATTCACGCACAGCCACCAGTTCAACCACGTCGACGCGAAGGCGGAGCGCAATACCCGGCGCGTGGTGTTCATCACCGCGGCCATGATGGTCGTGGAAATCGCGGGCGGCTACTGGCTGAACTCGATGGCCCTGCTGGCCGATGGCTGGCACATGAGTTCGCACGCGCTGGCGATGGGGCTGTCCGTCATGGCCTACGTGTTCGCCAGGCGCTACGCGAAGGACCGGCGCTTCGCCTTCGGCACGTGGAAGATCGAGATTCTCGGCGGCTACAGCAGCGCCTTGCTGCTCGCCGTCGTCGCCGCGCTGATGATGATCCAGTCGATCGAACGGCTGTTCGCGCCCGCCGCGATCCACTACGACGAGGCCATCCTGATCGCGGTGATCGGCCTGGGAGTCAACCTGTTGTGCGCCTGGCTGCTGAAGGGAGAGCACGGGCACGAGCATGGCCACCATCACGGGCATGGGCACGACCACGGGCACGACCATCACCATGATGTGAACCTGCGCGCAGCCTACCTGCATGTCATCGCGGACGCGGCAACCTCCGTGCTCGCCATCGTCGCGCTGGTCGGAGGGAAGCTTTACGGCGCCTCCTGGCTCGATCCGGTCATGGGCATCGTGGGTTCGATCCTGGTGGCGCGATGGGCCTGGGGCCTGCTGCGCGAGTCCGGCAAGATTCTTCTGGACGCCGAAATGGACCAGCCGGTGGTCGAGGAAATCCGCGATGTGGTGAAAGAGCATTTTTCGGCGGCGGCCGTCAGCGACCTGCATGTCTGGCGCGTCGGTCGCAACAGCTACGCCTGCATCCTCGGACTGGTCGCCAGCTCGGCCATCAGCGCCGAGGAAGTCCGCCGGCAACTGGCCATCCACGAGGAGCTGGTGCACGTGACGGTCGAGGTCGCGGTGGCCTGA
- a CDS encoding alpha/beta hydrolase yields MKTLSPLSLDPAFALAFRTLQPPPEKPASLLVLLHGVGGNESNLAALGAGAGSDTLVVLPRGPITLGPEAFGWFRVAFTGNGPQIVEAEADASRRTLIDFIGQLQQAHGIDAAHTVVAGFSQGGILSASLALTAPERVAAFAVLAGRILPELEPQLADARRLSALRGYIAHGTYDDKLPVSWAQRASDWLDRLGVDHLTKFYPTGHELGTAMRADFLAWLARNDQRWNRPGIGQ; encoded by the coding sequence ATGAAGACCTTGTCACCGCTGTCGCTCGATCCCGCCTTCGCGCTGGCGTTCCGCACGCTGCAACCGCCACCGGAAAAGCCGGCGTCGCTGCTGGTGCTGCTGCACGGCGTGGGCGGCAACGAGAGCAATCTCGCCGCACTCGGCGCCGGGGCCGGCAGCGACACGCTGGTGGTGTTGCCGCGCGGTCCGATCACGCTGGGGCCGGAAGCGTTCGGCTGGTTCCGCGTCGCCTTCACCGGCAACGGTCCGCAGATCGTGGAAGCCGAGGCCGACGCCAGCCGCCGCACCTTGATCGACTTCATCGGGCAACTGCAGCAGGCGCACGGTATCGACGCGGCGCATACCGTCGTCGCCGGCTTCAGCCAGGGCGGCATCCTCAGTGCCAGCCTGGCGTTGACCGCGCCCGAACGCGTCGCCGCGTTTGCCGTGCTGGCCGGCCGGATCCTGCCGGAACTCGAGCCACAGCTCGCCGACGCGCGACGCCTGTCCGCGCTGCGCGGCTACATCGCGCATGGCACGTACGACGACAAACTCCCGGTGAGCTGGGCGCAGCGGGCCAGCGACTGGCTCGACCGCCTCGGCGTCGACCACCTGACGAAGTTCTATCCAACCGGGCACGAACTGGGCACGGCGATGCGCGCCGATTTCCTCGCCTGGCTGGCCCGGAACGACCAGCGCTGGAACCGGCCCGGCATCGGGCAATAG
- a CDS encoding LysR family transcriptional regulator yields the protein MDKFQEMASFVAVVEAGSFVGAADATGLSKAAVSRHVAELEQRLGARLLHRTTRRLSLTDDGQLFFTRAKEMLAAIDEAESEISSRSGEPSGLLRINAPLTFGVLHLAPLWGRFAQLYPKVSLDIELSDRVVDLVEEGYDLAVRITNLPNSQLVSRRLASTRMVACASPQYLALHGTPAHPDELAQHEVISYSYWAARNEWTFTAPDDSLVTVRTHARIHANNGDTCRAAALDHQGIILQPDFLVADDLRRGDLVELLPTYRAMTLGIHAVYPSRKHLPIKTRRLVDFLVEAFAAPVWDTLPAA from the coding sequence ATGGACAAATTCCAGGAAATGGCCAGCTTCGTCGCCGTGGTCGAAGCCGGCAGCTTCGTTGGCGCCGCGGACGCGACCGGCCTGTCCAAGGCGGCGGTGTCGCGGCATGTCGCCGAGCTCGAACAGCGCCTCGGCGCGCGCCTGCTGCACCGGACCACGCGCCGTCTGTCGCTGACCGACGACGGCCAACTGTTCTTCACCCGGGCCAAGGAGATGCTGGCCGCGATCGACGAGGCGGAATCGGAAATCAGTTCGCGCAGCGGCGAGCCCAGCGGACTGCTGCGGATCAACGCACCGCTCACCTTCGGCGTATTGCACCTGGCCCCGCTGTGGGGACGCTTCGCGCAGCTGTACCCGAAAGTGTCGCTGGACATCGAACTGAGCGATCGCGTCGTCGACCTGGTCGAGGAGGGTTACGACCTGGCCGTGCGCATCACCAACCTGCCCAACTCGCAACTGGTCAGCCGGCGACTCGCGTCGACCCGCATGGTGGCCTGCGCGTCGCCGCAGTACCTGGCGCTGCACGGCACGCCTGCGCACCCGGACGAACTGGCGCAGCACGAGGTCATTTCCTACAGCTACTGGGCGGCCAGGAACGAGTGGACGTTCACCGCACCCGACGACAGCCTGGTCACCGTGCGCACCCACGCGCGCATCCACGCCAACAACGGCGACACCTGCCGCGCGGCGGCGCTGGACCACCAGGGCATCATCCTGCAACCGGATTTCCTGGTCGCCGACGATCTGCGCCGCGGCGACCTGGTCGAACTGCTGCCGACCTACCGGGCGATGACGCTCGGCATCCACGCGGTGTACCCCTCGCGCAAACACCTGCCGATCAAGACGCGCCGGCTGGTCGACTTCCTCGTCGAGGCGTTTGCGGCGCCCGTCTGGGACACACTGCCAGCCGCCTGA
- a CDS encoding DUF4440 domain-containing protein has translation MSRTSNRDRQQASDPAEPELVTPPGLLPVLEALRRREPIFHRPEFGSTRAEFERMAATEFWEIGASGRRYSRAHVLDVLEHRAPDPAEHSWKTRDFHCRELGPDTYLLTYTLEQGERVSRRSTVWRRAGDEWQIVFHQGTLVRVL, from the coding sequence GTGAGCCGAACATCGAATCGCGATCGACAGCAGGCGTCCGATCCCGCCGAACCCGAACTGGTCACGCCACCCGGGCTGCTGCCCGTGCTGGAAGCGCTGCGCCGGCGCGAGCCGATCTTCCATCGCCCCGAGTTCGGCAGTACTCGCGCCGAATTCGAACGCATGGCTGCCACCGAATTCTGGGAAATCGGCGCTTCCGGCCGCCGCTACAGCCGCGCCCACGTCCTCGACGTACTGGAACACCGCGCCCCCGATCCCGCCGAACACAGCTGGAAAACCCGCGATTTCCACTGCCGCGAACTCGGGCCGGATACCTACCTGCTCACCTACACCCTGGAGCAGGGCGAGCGGGTGAGCCGGCGGAGTACGGTCTGGCGGCGCGCAGGCGACGAGTGGCAGATCGTGTTCCATCAGGGGACGCTGGTCAGGGTACTTTAG
- a CDS encoding metal/formaldehyde-sensitive transcriptional repressor, translated as MSHIQENRKKLVARVRRIGGQVASLERAIEGDEECGAVLQQLAAVRGAVNGLILQVMEGHLRSHVADAGNTKQQDELLPVLAVLKSYLK; from the coding sequence ATGTCCCACATCCAGGAAAATCGGAAGAAACTGGTCGCCCGGGTTCGCCGCATCGGCGGCCAGGTGGCTTCGCTCGAACGCGCCATCGAAGGCGACGAAGAGTGCGGCGCCGTGCTGCAACAGCTGGCCGCCGTGCGCGGCGCGGTCAATGGCCTGATCCTCCAGGTGATGGAGGGCCACCTGCGCTCCCACGTGGCCGACGCCGGCAACACGAAGCAGCAGGACGAGTTGCTGCCGGTGCTTGCCGTGCTGAAGAGCTATCTCAAGTAG